One Mesoplodon densirostris isolate mMesDen1 chromosome X, mMesDen1 primary haplotype, whole genome shotgun sequence genomic region harbors:
- the LOC132481493 gene encoding germ cell-less protein-like 1, which translates to MGARSSRMPWHWWGRAPEEPGASAGNEEAEEAVVAEREEGNESEEARPAARKRSRKRKTGPGGPLTKGPRWKRAKDHSGSIYEALFLRGEGSDVRICALGEEWNLHRVYLCQSGYFASMFCGAWRETNMDTIELQMPDENIDREALHEALGSLYRGSILIPPGRVIAILATASMLQLDELIQRCGQVMKETVSAQTVCSYYYSAESYGLQTIRTMCVQWLLDNMMTLCSEGLLREVSLDLMKEVVASSRLFVMGVEMNVYIMLKMWMFLQLQPTWRGPRSALLPDTNSWFARSRRDLEGTPFLETEQGRAFMPVFQQLRLAYIMCDPMSAHVIQQDALIPPSWLCRLYSEHCLGPLRAEQTRIVWPMGVYVSDPQGRSMRCGSQLHRDELCSWRWEGFKFFWDLVLRYANQRIICRCSARKKYRSFGVSLLGRRKVAFRLRLFSLDRDGRAVFRKDTEYQMLSLRQNQELEVMNLENQDVVFPIYVACNFLYLQRGERFPGRLSL; encoded by the coding sequence ATGGGAGCACGAAGCAGCCGGATGCCATGGCACTGGTGGGGGCGtgccccagaggagccaggtgCCAGTGCGGGGAATGAGGAGGCTGAGGAGGCGGtagtggcagagagagaggaagggaacgAGAGTGAAGAGGCCAGACCCGCCGCCCGTAAGAGGAGCCGCAAGCGCAAGACAGGCCCAGGGGGGCCGCTCACAAAAGGGCCCCGCTGGAAACGTGCTAAAGATCATTCAGGGTCCATTTATGAGGCTCTCTTCCTGAGAGGAGAAGGGAGCGACGTGCGGATCTGCgcactgggggaggagtggaactTGCATAGGGTCTACTTGTGCCAGTCAGGGTACTTTGCTAGCATGTTCTGTGGCGCTTGGCGGGAGACAAACATGGATACTATAGAGTTGCAGATGCCTGACGAGAACATTGATCGCGAGGCACTGCACGAGGCTTTAGGTTCCCTGTACCGAGGCTCCATCCTCATCCCACCCGGTCGAGTCATCGCcatcctggccacagccagcatgCTGCAGCTGGACGAGCTGATTCAGCGGTGCGGGCAGGTCATGAAGGAGACTGTCAGTGCCCAGACCGTGTGCAGCTACTACTACTCTGCTGAAAGCTACGGACTCCAGACCATCAGGACCATGTGTGTTCAGTGGCTGCTGGACAACATGATGACCCTGTGTAGTGAGGGGCTATTGCGAGAAGTCAGCCTGGATCTGATGAAAGAGGTCGTTGCCTCTTCACGGCTCTTtgtgatgggggtggagatgaACGTGTACATCATGCTGAAAATGTGGATGTTCTTGCAGCTGCAGCCGACATGGAGGGGCCCGCGCAGTGCCCTATTGCCTGACACCAACTCATGGTTTGCCAGGTCCAGGAGGGATTTGGAGGGCACCCCTTTCCTGGAGACcgagcagggcagagccttcATGCCAGTGTTCCAGCAGCTGCGGCTTGCCTACATAATGTGCGACCCGATGTCAGCACACGTCATCCAGCAGGATGCGCTGATCCCTCCCTCTTGGTTGTGTCGCTTGTACAGTGAGCATTGCCTTGGCCCCCTCCGGGCTGAGCAGACCAGAATTGTCTGGCCCATGGGCGTCTACGTGTCCGACCCCCAGGGGAGAAGCATGCGGTGCGGGAGCCAGCTCCACAGGGACGAGCTGTGCAGCTGGCGGTGGGAAGGCTTCAAATTCTTCTGGGACCTGGTGCTGCGCTACGCCAACCAGCGCATCATTTGCCGGTGCAGCGCACGGAAAAAGTACCGCAGCTTCGGGGTCAGTCTACTCGGGAGGAGAAAGGTCGCGTTCCGCCTGCGCCTGTTCTCCttggacagggatgggagagccGTTTTCAGGAAGGACACAGAATACCAGATGCTTTCCCTGAGACAGAATCAAGAGCTAGAggtaatgaacctggaaaaccaaGACGTGGTTTTCCCCATATATGTGGCCTGTAACTTCCTGTACCTCCAGCGAGGGGAGCGTTTCCCAGGGCGTTTGTCCCTGTAA